In the genome of Conger conger chromosome 8, fConCon1.1, whole genome shotgun sequence, one region contains:
- the pfkfb3 gene encoding 6-phosphofructo-2-kinase/fructose-2,6-bisphosphatase 3 isoform X2, whose product MPRELTQNRIQKIWIPSKDDKPAAPRRCKAGPHLANPPTVIVMVGLPARGKTYMSRKLTRYLNWIGLPTKVFNVGEYRREAVKEYSSYDFFKPDNQDALKIRQQCALAALSDVKSYLTEEGGQIAVFDATNTTRNRRDMILNFGNENGFKIFFIESVCEDPNVIATNIMEVKVSSPDYQDCNKMDALEDFQKRIECYRQSYEPLDPDHYDRNMSFIKVIDVGRRFLVNRIQDHIQSKIVYYLMNIHVQPRTIYLCRHGESEDNLQGRLGGDSGLSSQGRKFAGALTTFVEEQNLKDLRVWTSQLRRSIQTAVALGVPYEQWKALNEIDAGVCEGMTYDEVKEKYPEEFALRDQDKYYYRYPTGESYQDLVQRVEPVIMELERRENVMVICHQAVMRCLLAYFLDKSADEMPYLKCPLHTVLKLTPVAYGCKVESISLNVDAVSTHRDRPEVPKSPVTLIRRNSVTPLTSPEPFKKPRFDHLNGNSIPEVPPAHLSRCSTSPLPLVHLGQLQLGRVSLT is encoded by the exons GCAAGGCCGGCCCCCACCTTGCCAACCCCCCCACTGTGATCGTGATGGTCGGCCTGCCCGCGCGCGGGAAGACCTACATGTCCAGGAAACTGACCCGCTACCTCAACTGGATCGGACTGCCCACCAAAG TGTTTAATGTCGGAGAATATCGGCGTGAGGCAGTGAAGGAGTACAGTTCTTACGACTTCTTCAAACCCGACAACCAGGATGCTTTGAAAATAAGACA ACAATGTGCCTTAGCAGCTCTGAGTGATGTCAAGTCTTACCTGACAGAAGAAGGTGGCCAGATCGCT GTCTTTGATGCTACCAACACAACGAGGAACAGACGGGACATGATCTTGAATTTTGGCAATGAGAATGGATTCAAG ATATTTTTCATTGAGTCGGTGTGTGAAGACCCGAACGTCATTGCAACAAACATAATG GAAGTGAAGGTGTCCTCTCCGGACTACCAGGACTGCAACAAAATGGATGCCTTGGAGGACTTTCAGAAGAGAATCGAGTGCTACCGGCAGTCGTATGAGCCTCTGGACCCGGACCACTATGACAG GAACATGTCTTTCATCAAGGTGATCGACGTTGGCCGGAGATTCCTGGTGAACCGGATCCAGGATCACATCCAGAGCAAAATCGTGTACTACCTGATGAACATCCACGTCCAGCCTCGCACCATCTACCTCTGTCGCCATGGCGAGAGCGAAGACAACCTGCAGGGTCGCCTGGGTGGGGACTCGGGCCTTTCCTCCCAGGGTAGAAAG TTTGCCGGAGCCCTGACCACGTTTGTGGAGGAGCAGAACCTGAAGGACCTGAGGGTCTGGACCAGTCAGCTTCGCAGGAGCATCCAGACGGCCGTGGCTCTTGGTGTACCATACGAGCAGTGGAAGGCCCTCAATGAAATTGATGCT ggtgtgtgtgagggtatgacCTATGATGAGGTGAAGGAGAAGTACCCAGAAGAGTTTGCTCTGAGAGACCAGGACAAATACTACTACCGCTATCCTACTGGAGAG TCATACCAGGACCTGGTCCAGAGAGTGGAGCCGGTCATCATGGAGCTGGAGCGCCGGGAGAACGTCATGGTCATCTGTCACCAGGCCGTCATGCGCTGCCTGCTGGCCTACTTCCTGGACAAGAGTGCAG ATGAGATGCCATACCTGAAGTGCCCTCTCCACACCGTTCTGAAGCTCACGCCCGTCGCATATG GGTGCAAAGTGGAGTCGATCTCGTTGAATGTGGACGCAGTGAGCACGCACCGGGACAGACCGGAG GTTCCGAAGAGTCCAGTCACGCTCATACGACGGAACAGCGTGACCCCGCTCACCAGCCCCGAACCCTTCAAGAAGCCTCGCTTCGACCACCTGAACGGGAACTCTATCCCTGAGGTCCCCCCCGCCCACCTGTCCCGCTGCTCCACCTCACCCCTGCCCTTGGTCCATTTAGGACAG CTCCAGCTTGGTAGAGTTTCTCT AACCTGA
- the pfkfb3 gene encoding 6-phosphofructo-2-kinase/fructose-2,6-bisphosphatase 3 isoform X1 — MPRELTQNRIQKIWIPSKDDKPAAPRRCKAGPHLANPPTVIVMVGLPARGKTYMSRKLTRYLNWIGLPTKVFNVGEYRREAVKEYSSYDFFKPDNQDALKIRQQCALAALSDVKSYLTEEGGQIAVFDATNTTRNRRDMILNFGNENGFKIFFIESVCEDPNVIATNIMEVKVSSPDYQDCNKMDALEDFQKRIECYRQSYEPLDPDHYDRNMSFIKVIDVGRRFLVNRIQDHIQSKIVYYLMNIHVQPRTIYLCRHGESEDNLQGRLGGDSGLSSQGRKFAGALTTFVEEQNLKDLRVWTSQLRRSIQTAVALGVPYEQWKALNEIDAGVCEGMTYDEVKEKYPEEFALRDQDKYYYRYPTGESYQDLVQRVEPVIMELERRENVMVICHQAVMRCLLAYFLDKSADEMPYLKCPLHTVLKLTPVAYGCKVESISLNVDAVSTHRDRPEVPKSPVTLIRRNSVTPLTSPEPFKKPRFDHLNGNSIPEVPPAHLSRCSTSPLPLVHLGQNLKRCASDLHELLQSCQ; from the exons GCAAGGCCGGCCCCCACCTTGCCAACCCCCCCACTGTGATCGTGATGGTCGGCCTGCCCGCGCGCGGGAAGACCTACATGTCCAGGAAACTGACCCGCTACCTCAACTGGATCGGACTGCCCACCAAAG TGTTTAATGTCGGAGAATATCGGCGTGAGGCAGTGAAGGAGTACAGTTCTTACGACTTCTTCAAACCCGACAACCAGGATGCTTTGAAAATAAGACA ACAATGTGCCTTAGCAGCTCTGAGTGATGTCAAGTCTTACCTGACAGAAGAAGGTGGCCAGATCGCT GTCTTTGATGCTACCAACACAACGAGGAACAGACGGGACATGATCTTGAATTTTGGCAATGAGAATGGATTCAAG ATATTTTTCATTGAGTCGGTGTGTGAAGACCCGAACGTCATTGCAACAAACATAATG GAAGTGAAGGTGTCCTCTCCGGACTACCAGGACTGCAACAAAATGGATGCCTTGGAGGACTTTCAGAAGAGAATCGAGTGCTACCGGCAGTCGTATGAGCCTCTGGACCCGGACCACTATGACAG GAACATGTCTTTCATCAAGGTGATCGACGTTGGCCGGAGATTCCTGGTGAACCGGATCCAGGATCACATCCAGAGCAAAATCGTGTACTACCTGATGAACATCCACGTCCAGCCTCGCACCATCTACCTCTGTCGCCATGGCGAGAGCGAAGACAACCTGCAGGGTCGCCTGGGTGGGGACTCGGGCCTTTCCTCCCAGGGTAGAAAG TTTGCCGGAGCCCTGACCACGTTTGTGGAGGAGCAGAACCTGAAGGACCTGAGGGTCTGGACCAGTCAGCTTCGCAGGAGCATCCAGACGGCCGTGGCTCTTGGTGTACCATACGAGCAGTGGAAGGCCCTCAATGAAATTGATGCT ggtgtgtgtgagggtatgacCTATGATGAGGTGAAGGAGAAGTACCCAGAAGAGTTTGCTCTGAGAGACCAGGACAAATACTACTACCGCTATCCTACTGGAGAG TCATACCAGGACCTGGTCCAGAGAGTGGAGCCGGTCATCATGGAGCTGGAGCGCCGGGAGAACGTCATGGTCATCTGTCACCAGGCCGTCATGCGCTGCCTGCTGGCCTACTTCCTGGACAAGAGTGCAG ATGAGATGCCATACCTGAAGTGCCCTCTCCACACCGTTCTGAAGCTCACGCCCGTCGCATATG GGTGCAAAGTGGAGTCGATCTCGTTGAATGTGGACGCAGTGAGCACGCACCGGGACAGACCGGAG GTTCCGAAGAGTCCAGTCACGCTCATACGACGGAACAGCGTGACCCCGCTCACCAGCCCCGAACCCTTCAAGAAGCCTCGCTTCGACCACCTGAACGGGAACTCTATCCCTGAGGTCCCCCCCGCCCACCTGTCCCGCTGCTCCACCTCACCCCTGCCCTTGGTCCATTTAGGACAG AACCTGAAGAGATGCGCTTCGGATCTCCATGAACTTCTCCAGTCCTGCCAATGA
- the prkcq gene encoding protein kinase C theta type, which yields MSSLRIGLLNFQLDPGLAYHEEVLDPYCAVYIQDTVDAENGQESEEQEPTMYPPWSTTFDTPVQKGRVMRVVVEDETTGLKAEASVELEALAKRFKRESSKLETWVDMKPQGRLLMEARYFLQKSGDCVRSLGGVGEDRASLQSLHQRRGAFKQAKIHAVNRHEFTATFFPQPTFCSVCKEFVWGLNKQGYQCRQCNAAIHKKCIDKVIAVCTGSAINSKETMIHKERFKIDMPHRFKVYNYKSPTFCEHCGTLLWGLARQGQKCEECSMNVHHKCVNKVANLCGVNQKMMAEALAMIEATQQARSSKDIDDADLEDLAGNGHSKLVREPSGCVQCFSIPAMGRKDALGMLWRSTAEKEWPTPGALQSSQKFTIDSFTLHKLLGRGSFGKVFLGELKSTGQFFALKVLKKDVVLMDDDIDYIMVERRVLSVAWEHPFLTHLYCTFQTKENLFFVMEYLNGGDLMYHIQNCRTFNLQRSTFYAAEIISGLQFLHSKGIIYRDLKLDNILLDTEGHVKIADFGMCKDSMLGDTRTATFCGTPDYIAPEILLGQKYGSSVDWWSFGVLLYEMLIGQSPFHGHDEKRLFQSIRTDSPFYPHWLHRAARNILVKLFVREPKKRLGVKGNIRQHSFFREIDWTALENRQVEPPFRPKVSSPKDCSNFDKEFTNEKPRLSLANRALINSVDQTLFTDFSFINPRMDSTMC from the exons ATGTCGTCCCTGAGAATTGGCTTGCTGAACTTTCAGCTGGACCCAGGACTGGCATACCATGAAGAGGTCCTGGATCCATACTGCGCTGTGTACATACAGGATACCGTGGACGCAG AGAATGGGCAGGAGTCCGAGGAGCAGGAGCCCACCATGTACCCGCCCTGGAGCACCACGTTCGACACCCCCGTCCAGAAGGGCCGGGTGATGCGCGTGGTGGTGGAGGACGAGACCACCGGTCTGAAGGCCGAGGCCAGCGTGGAGCTGGAGGCCCTGGCCAAGCGCTTCAAGAGGGAGAGCTCCAAGCTGGAGACCTGG GTGGATATGAAACCACAAGGCCGGTTGCTGATGGAAGCCAGGTACTTTCTGCAGAAGAGTGGTGACTGTG TCCGGAGCCTTGGAGGGGTGGGTGAGGACCGGGCCAGCCTCCAGTCACTGCATCAGCGGCGCGGAGCCTTCAAACAGGCCAAGATCCACGCGGTGAATCGGCACGAGTTCACCGCCACCTTCTTCCCCCAGCCCACCTTCTGCTCCGTCTGCAAAGAGTTCGTCTG GGGTCTCAATAAGCAAGGTTACCAGTGCAGAC AGTGCAACGCTGCTATTCACAAGAAGTGCATCGACAAAGTGATCGCTGTGTGCACAGGCTCAgccatcaacagcaaggagacCATG ATCCACAAGGAAAGGTTTAAGATTGACATGCCCCACAGGTTCAAAGTATACAATTACAAGAGCCCCACCTTCTGTGAACACTGTGGCACACTGCTGTGGGGGCTGGCGCGGCAGGGCCAGAaatgtgagg AGTGCAGTATGAATGTTCATCACAAGTGTGTAAATAAAGTGGCCAACCTATGCGGGGTCAACCAGAAAATGATGGCAGAAGCATTGGCCATGATTGAGGCCACTCAACAG GCCCGAAGTTCTAAAGACATCGATGATGCTGACCTGGAGGACCTGGCAGGAAATGGTCATTCCAAATTGGTCAGAGAGCCATCAGGATGTGTCCAGTGTTTCTCCATACCTGCTATGGGAAGGAAAG atgCCTTGGGAATGCTGTGGCGTAGCACTGCTGAGAAGGAGTGGCCAACCCCAGGGGCCCTCCAATCCTCACAGAAGTTCACCATCGACAGCTTCACCCTCCACAAACTGCTTGGCAGAGGCAGCTTTGGCAAG GTCTTTCTGGGAGAACTCAAGTCCACAGGGCAGTTCTTTGCTTTGAAAGTTCTGAAGAAGGATGTAGTTTTGATGGACGATGATATAGACTATATCATGGTGGAGAGGAGGGTCTTGTCTGTTGCCTGGGAACACCCATttctcactcacctgtactgCACCTTCCAGACCAAG GAAAATCTCTTCTTTGTCATGGAGTACCTGAATGGAGGTGATCTCATGTATCACATACAGAACTGCCGTACTTTTAATCTGCAGAGATCCAC gtTCTATGCAGCTGAGATCATTTCTGGACTCCAATTCCTCCATTCTAAAGGTATCATATACAG AGACCTGAAGTTGGACAACATCCTGCTGGACACTGAAGGACACGTGAAGATCGCAGACTTCGGGATGTGTAAGGACAGCATGCTGGGAGACACGAGGACGGCTACCTTCTGTGGGACTCCAGACTACATTGCACCCGAG ATCCTGCTTGGTCAGAAGTACGGGAGCTCTGTGGACTGGTGGTCCTTTGGGGTCCTGCTGTACGAGATGCTGATTGGTCAGTCGCCCTTCCATGGTCACGACGAGAAGAGACTCTTCCAGTCCATCCGTACAGACAGCCCCTTCTATCCCCACTGGCTACATCGGGCTGCCCGTAATATCCTGGTCAAG CTATTTGTCCGGGAGCCCAAAAAGAGACTGGGCGTGAAGGGGAACATTCGACAGCACTCCTTCTTCCGGGAAATCGACTGGACTGCGCTTGAGAACCGGCAGGTGGAGCCGCCCTTTCGACCGAAAGTG AGCTCCCCGAAGGACTGCAGTAACTTTGATAAGGAGTTTACGAATGAGAAGCCAAGACTTTCGCTCGCTAACCGAGCACTGATCAATAGCGTGGACCAAACACTGTTCACTGACTTCTCCTTCATCAACCCAAGGATGGACTCCACCATGTGCTGA